In the Variovorax sp. S12S4 genome, one interval contains:
- a CDS encoding potassium transporter Kup, whose product MSPPKSSSAAALIIGTIGVVYGDIGTSVLYAVKEVFGHGHLPFTVENVYGILSMFFWTLTVIVSIKYVVLVLRADNEGEGGLVAMLALASRAVADKPRLRNVLLLVGIFGTSLFYGDGVITPAISVLSAVEGLEVVSPHFKHYVLPITLVVLFCLFVVQKRGTAGIGKFFGPITLAWFLAIAVLGVSQIIHHPEILKALNPWFALKFMWDNPGTSFILLGATVLCVTGAEALYADLGHFGKRPIRVAWFTVVMPALTLNYFGQGALLLENPEAVKNPFFMMAPEWALVPLVLLATAATVIASQALITGAFSVTRQVIQLGYLPRLNIEHTSVRTAGQIYIPLVNWGLFVAIVLAVVMFRSSSSLAAAYGIAVTTDMLITTVLTFFVIRYAWKLPLALCIASTAVFFVVDFLFFASNLLKLFEGGWFPLVIGGFVFTLMITWKEGRRLMGEVQRADAIELKAFLDSVFESPPARVEGTAVFLTAEPGVVPNALLHNLKHNKVLHEQNMFVTVRNHEVPWIPMDKRIEIEALGHHCWQIIVHYGFKNDVDLPRALDHARLRGCQLEPMATSYFLSRDVVIPTLGSGMAPWREKLFAQMHHNASGAAAFLGLPNNAVVELGSKIEI is encoded by the coding sequence GTGTCACCTCCCAAATCCTCTTCCGCCGCCGCCTTGATCATCGGCACCATCGGTGTCGTCTATGGCGACATCGGCACCAGCGTGCTGTATGCAGTCAAGGAAGTGTTCGGCCACGGCCACCTTCCTTTCACCGTCGAGAACGTCTACGGCATCCTGTCGATGTTCTTCTGGACGCTCACCGTCATCGTGTCGATCAAGTACGTGGTGCTGGTGCTGCGGGCCGACAACGAAGGCGAGGGCGGCCTGGTCGCCATGCTGGCGCTGGCCTCGCGCGCGGTGGCCGACAAGCCCAGGCTGCGCAACGTGCTGCTGCTGGTGGGCATCTTCGGCACCTCGCTCTTCTATGGCGACGGCGTCATCACGCCCGCCATCTCGGTGCTTTCCGCGGTGGAGGGCCTCGAAGTGGTGTCGCCCCACTTCAAGCACTATGTGCTGCCGATCACGCTGGTGGTGCTGTTCTGCCTCTTCGTGGTGCAAAAGCGCGGCACCGCGGGCATCGGCAAGTTCTTCGGCCCGATCACGCTGGCGTGGTTCCTGGCCATTGCGGTGCTCGGCGTGTCGCAGATCATTCACCACCCCGAAATCCTCAAGGCGCTGAACCCCTGGTTCGCGCTGAAGTTCATGTGGGACAACCCGGGCACCAGCTTCATTCTGCTGGGCGCCACCGTGCTGTGCGTCACGGGCGCCGAGGCGCTCTATGCCGACCTGGGCCACTTCGGCAAGCGGCCGATCCGCGTCGCGTGGTTCACGGTCGTGATGCCGGCGCTCACGCTCAACTACTTCGGCCAGGGCGCGTTGCTGCTCGAGAACCCCGAAGCGGTGAAGAACCCTTTCTTCATGATGGCGCCTGAATGGGCGCTCGTTCCGCTCGTGCTGCTGGCCACGGCCGCTACCGTCATCGCGTCGCAGGCGCTCATTACCGGCGCCTTCAGCGTCACGCGCCAGGTCATCCAGCTGGGCTACCTGCCGCGCCTGAACATCGAGCACACGAGCGTACGCACGGCCGGGCAGATCTACATTCCGCTGGTCAACTGGGGCCTGTTCGTGGCCATCGTGCTGGCGGTTGTCATGTTCCGCTCGTCGAGCAGCCTGGCCGCCGCCTATGGCATTGCCGTGACCACCGACATGCTCATCACCACGGTGCTGACCTTCTTCGTGATCCGTTATGCATGGAAGCTGCCTCTGGCGCTGTGCATCGCGTCCACGGCGGTCTTCTTCGTGGTCGACTTCCTGTTCTTCGCGTCCAACCTGCTCAAGCTGTTCGAAGGCGGCTGGTTCCCGCTGGTGATCGGCGGCTTCGTGTTCACCTTGATGATCACCTGGAAGGAAGGCCGCCGCCTGATGGGCGAGGTGCAGCGCGCCGACGCGATCGAGCTCAAGGCCTTTCTCGACTCCGTGTTCGAAAGCCCACCCGCGCGCGTGGAAGGCACGGCGGTGTTCCTGACCGCCGAGCCGGGCGTGGTGCCCAACGCGCTGCTGCACAACCTGAAGCACAACAAGGTGCTGCACGAGCAGAACATGTTCGTCACCGTGCGCAACCACGAGGTGCCCTGGATCCCGATGGACAAGCGCATCGAGATCGAGGCGCTCGGCCACCATTGCTGGCAGATCATCGTGCACTACGGCTTCAAGAACGACGTCGACCTGCCGCGCGCGCTGGACCACGCGCGCCTGCGCGGCTGCCAGCTCGAGCCCATGGCCACGAGCTACTTCCTCTCGCGCGACGTCGTCATTCCCACGCTCGGCAGC
- the gshA gene encoding glutamate--cysteine ligase encodes MVPHLVTALTGPINELEQRVLDSTPAIERWFRLEWMEHTPPFYSAVDIRNAGFKLAPVDTNLFPGGWNNLTKEMLPLAVQAAQAAIEKICPEARNLLVIPENHSKNTFYLANIAQLVRIFHMAGLNVRVGSIDPAIKSPKKIELPNGETVCLEPVVRSKRRLGLKNFDPCTILLNNELSAGTPGILEDLHEQYLLPPLHAGWSVRRKSNHLHSYEELSKRFGKLLGIDPWLINPIYARAEGVDFAEGRGIDVLTSHVDAVLTKVRRKYKEYGINEKPFVIVKGHTGSDGPGVITVHDAKEVEGLVGKPRAASSTKAAAARELRGPGEVIVQEGVLTNERVHNGVAEPVVYMMDRYVVGGFYRVHAERAPDENLKSPGASFVPLAFSESAHLPQPGAKPGASAPNRFYMYGVVGRLAMVAASYEMEATDPDAEIYE; translated from the coding sequence ATGGTTCCGCATCTCGTCACCGCCCTGACCGGCCCGATCAACGAACTGGAGCAGCGGGTACTCGACTCGACGCCCGCCATCGAGCGCTGGTTCCGGCTCGAATGGATGGAGCACACGCCGCCGTTCTACAGCGCCGTCGACATCCGCAATGCCGGCTTCAAGCTCGCACCGGTCGACACCAATCTGTTTCCGGGCGGCTGGAACAATCTCACCAAGGAGATGCTGCCGCTGGCAGTGCAGGCCGCACAGGCCGCCATCGAGAAGATCTGTCCGGAGGCGCGCAACCTGCTCGTCATTCCCGAGAACCACTCGAAGAACACCTTCTATCTCGCCAACATTGCGCAGTTGGTCCGCATCTTCCACATGGCGGGGCTCAACGTGCGGGTGGGGTCGATCGATCCGGCCATCAAGTCGCCCAAGAAGATCGAGTTGCCCAACGGCGAAACGGTATGCCTGGAGCCTGTGGTGCGCAGCAAGCGGCGCCTGGGGCTCAAGAATTTCGACCCCTGCACCATCCTGCTCAACAACGAGCTTTCGGCCGGCACGCCAGGCATCCTGGAAGACCTGCATGAGCAGTACCTGCTGCCGCCGCTGCACGCCGGCTGGTCGGTGCGGCGCAAGAGCAACCACCTGCACAGCTACGAAGAGCTCTCCAAGCGCTTCGGCAAGCTGCTGGGCATCGACCCATGGCTCATCAACCCGATCTATGCGCGCGCCGAGGGCGTCGACTTTGCCGAAGGCCGCGGCATCGACGTGCTGACCAGCCATGTGGACGCGGTGCTGACCAAGGTGCGCCGCAAATACAAGGAATACGGCATCAACGAGAAGCCCTTCGTGATCGTCAAGGGCCATACCGGCAGCGACGGCCCGGGCGTGATCACGGTGCATGACGCCAAAGAGGTCGAAGGGCTGGTCGGAAAGCCGCGCGCCGCATCGAGCACCAAGGCCGCCGCGGCCAGGGAACTGCGCGGGCCCGGCGAGGTGATCGTGCAGGAAGGCGTGCTGACCAACGAGCGGGTGCACAACGGCGTGGCCGAGCCGGTGGTCTACATGATGGACCGCTACGTGGTGGGCGGTTTCTACCGCGTGCATGCCGAGCGCGCCCCGGACGAAAACCTCAAGTCCCCGGGCGCGAGCTTTGTGCCGCTGGCTTTTTCGGAAAGCGCGCATCTGCCGCAGCCCGGCGCCAAGCCCGGCGCGAGCGCGCCGAACCGCTTCTACATGTATGGCGTGGTGGGCCGCCTGGCCATGGTGGCGGCCAGTTACGAGATGGAAGCCACCGATCCGGACGCCGAAATCTACGAATGA
- a CDS encoding glutamate-5-semialdehyde dehydrogenase, which translates to MNAFNVSEHMQALGLQAKSAAFLMARADAATKNRALKALAKRLREAGPGLSEANQKDLERATAAGLSAPMVDRLKLTPKVIETVAQGCEQLAGMADVIGEIIGMKQQPSGIRVGQMRVPIGVFGMIYESRPNVTIEAASLAIKSGNAAILRGGSEAIESNKALALLVSEALAEAGLPVDAVQLVQTTDREAVGQLIAMPEFVDVIIPRGGKGLIERISRDAKVPVIKHLDGNCHVYVDDTAEFEMALRIVDNAKTQKYSPCNAAEGLLVSAAVAEDFLPRIGAIFAAKGVEMRCDPVAARILRADDAVNSSGKIVDAVESDWSEEYLAAVISIKVVEGVDEAIAHINRYSSHHTDAIVTRDHVHAQRFLREVDSASVMVNASTRFADGFEFGLGAEIGISTDKFHARGPVGIEGLTSLKYVVLGQGEVRS; encoded by the coding sequence ATGAACGCGTTCAACGTCAGCGAGCACATGCAGGCCCTCGGCCTGCAAGCCAAATCCGCCGCATTCCTCATGGCCCGTGCGGATGCAGCTACCAAAAACAGAGCATTGAAGGCCCTGGCCAAGCGCCTGCGCGAAGCCGGCCCCGGCCTTTCCGAGGCCAACCAGAAGGACCTGGAGCGCGCCACGGCCGCGGGCCTGTCGGCGCCGATGGTCGACCGCCTCAAGCTCACGCCCAAGGTCATCGAGACCGTGGCACAGGGCTGCGAGCAGCTCGCGGGCATGGCGGACGTGATCGGCGAGATCATCGGCATGAAGCAGCAGCCCAGCGGCATCCGCGTGGGCCAGATGCGCGTGCCGATCGGCGTGTTCGGCATGATCTACGAGAGCCGCCCCAACGTGACCATCGAGGCCGCGAGCCTCGCCATCAAGAGCGGCAACGCGGCCATCCTGCGCGGCGGCTCGGAGGCCATCGAGTCGAACAAGGCGCTGGCGCTGCTGGTGTCCGAGGCGCTGGCCGAGGCCGGGCTGCCGGTCGACGCGGTGCAATTGGTGCAGACCACCGACCGCGAGGCCGTGGGCCAGCTCATCGCCATGCCCGAGTTCGTGGACGTGATCATTCCGCGCGGCGGCAAGGGCCTGATCGAGCGCATCAGCCGCGACGCCAAGGTGCCGGTCATCAAGCACCTGGACGGCAACTGCCACGTCTACGTGGACGACACGGCAGAGTTTGAAATGGCGCTGCGCATCGTCGACAACGCCAAGACCCAGAAATACAGCCCCTGCAACGCGGCCGAGGGCCTCTTGGTATCGGCGGCGGTGGCCGAAGATTTCCTGCCCCGCATCGGTGCCATCTTTGCGGCCAAGGGCGTGGAAATGCGCTGCGACCCGGTTGCGGCCCGGATCCTGCGCGCGGACGATGCCGTCAACTCAAGCGGAAAAATCGTCGATGCGGTCGAGTCCGACTGGTCCGAGGAATACCTTGCCGCGGTGATCAGCATCAAGGTGGTCGAGGGCGTGGACGAGGCCATTGCGCACATCAACCGCTACTCGAGCCACCACACCGACGCCATCGTCACGCGCGACCATGTGCATGCACAGCGCTTTTTGCGAGAGGTCGATTCGGCGAGCGTCATGGTCAATGCGAGTACACGCTTCGCAGACGGTTTCGAGTTTGGCCTGGGGGCCGAAATCGGCATCAGCACCGACAAGTTCCATGCACGCGGGCCGGTCGGCATCGAAGGGCTGACCTCGCTCAAGTATGTGGTGCTTGGGCAGGGCGAAGTCCGGAGTTGA
- the holA gene encoding DNA polymerase III subunit delta — translation MQLASAQLGPHLQKGLKSLYTIHGDEPLLAQEAADAIRAAARTQGYTERSSYTVAGAHFDWSAVLAAGGSLSLFADKQIVEIRIPSGKPGKDGSTALQQLAEAAQGNDSTLTLVMLPRLDKATRTGAWFSALENNGVSIQVDPIERAALPQWIAQRLGVQGQRVMPGDEGQRTLQFFADRVEGNLLAAHQEIQKLALLHPAGELSWEQVEAAVNNVARYDVFKLSEAVLAGNPQRVARMLDGLQAEGEAEVLVHYTIAEDIRALKRVKDAMASGRPLPMALRENRIWGPRERAFERVLPRLDDRMLARLLRAAHVVDGICKGLKQPDWPASGWQALQRLALMLCRACSSGPVPSR, via the coding sequence ATGCAACTTGCCAGCGCCCAGCTCGGGCCCCACCTGCAAAAGGGGCTGAAGTCCCTCTACACGATCCACGGCGACGAGCCGTTGCTCGCGCAAGAGGCCGCGGATGCGATTCGCGCCGCGGCGCGCACGCAGGGCTACACCGAGCGCAGCTCGTACACCGTGGCCGGCGCGCACTTCGACTGGAGCGCGGTGCTTGCGGCGGGCGGTTCGCTCTCGCTGTTCGCGGACAAGCAGATCGTCGAGATCCGCATTCCCTCGGGCAAGCCAGGCAAGGATGGCAGCACGGCGCTGCAGCAGTTGGCCGAAGCGGCGCAGGGCAACGACAGCACGCTCACGCTGGTGATGCTGCCGCGGCTCGACAAGGCCACGCGCACGGGTGCCTGGTTTTCGGCGCTCGAGAACAACGGTGTCAGCATCCAGGTCGACCCCATCGAGCGCGCCGCGCTGCCGCAGTGGATCGCGCAGCGCCTGGGTGTGCAGGGCCAGCGCGTGATGCCGGGCGACGAAGGCCAGCGCACGCTGCAGTTCTTCGCCGACCGCGTCGAAGGCAACCTGCTCGCGGCACATCAGGAAATCCAGAAGCTCGCCTTGCTGCATCCGGCGGGCGAACTGAGCTGGGAGCAAGTCGAGGCCGCGGTCAACAACGTGGCGCGCTACGACGTGTTCAAGCTGTCGGAAGCCGTGCTGGCCGGCAATCCGCAGCGTGTGGCACGCATGCTCGACGGACTGCAGGCCGAAGGCGAGGCCGAGGTGCTGGTGCACTACACGATTGCCGAGGACATCCGCGCGCTCAAGCGCGTGAAGGACGCCATGGCCTCGGGCCGGCCGCTGCCCATGGCGCTGCGCGAGAACCGCATCTGGGGTCCGCGCGAGCGCGCCTTCGAGCGCGTGCTGCCAAGGCTCGACGACCGCATGCTGGCCCGGCTGCTGCGCGCCGCGCATGTGGTGGACGGTATCTGCAAGGGGCTCAAGCAGCCCGATTGGCCCGCGAGCGGCTGGCAGGCGCTGCAGCGTCTGGCACTGATGCTGTGCCGCGCCTGCAGCAGCGGTCCGGTTCCCTCTCGCTGA